The stretch of DNA CGAAAGTCCCTCTGTACACGTTGTAGATAGTGGCCTGAGGAATAGACTGCCAGGTCAGATCCTCCTTGTTCTTGTTGAACTGCAGCGTTGCCCCCACTTCCCCTGGTATTGCGCTAACCGAAGCATCAAAGGGAGCGCAATCTTCCAGATCCACAACCCCGTCGTTGTCGTCATCCGTGTCACAGGCATCCCCGATTGCATCGCTGTCGGTATCCTTCTGGTCACTGTTAGCAACGGACACACAGTTATCGCAGAGGTCCCCGTCTCCATCACCATCCGTATCCTTCTGATCAGGGTTCGCCGTGTTCACACAGTTGTCACAGACATCCCCCACATCATCGTTGTCGCTGTCATGCTGACCCGTATTGGCGTTCCATGGACAGTTGTCGTTCAGATCGGGTATGTCATCGTTGTCATCGTCCCAGTCGCAGGCATCACCTACACCATCCCCGTCATTGTCGGATTGACTGTTGTTCACATCGTTTGGACAGTTGTCGCAATCGTTACCGTAGTTGTCTCCATCGTTGTTCGCCTGGCTCTCGTTGGCAAGCCCCTGACAGTTGTCGCAGGCATCACCAGCCTTATCCCCATCCGTATCCTCCTGCAGAACGTTGGATACGACCCTGCAGTTGTCATCGCAGTTCACAGTGTTCCCTCCCGTACACTTGTTGTCCCCTATCGTACCGCTGCTGTCCCCGTCGTCCAATATCCCGTCGTTGTCGTCATCAACATCGCAGGCATCTCCTATCAGATCACTGTCCGTATCCTTCTGGTCAAGGTTGCTCACGTCAGGACAGTTGTCGCAGGCATTCCCCAGAGTGTCGGAATCGTTGTCAGTCTGATCCGAATTGGGATTGGATGGACAGTTGTCGCAATCGTCTCCCCTGCCGTCACCGTCCCCATCCAGCTGCGAGGAGTTGCTTGCGAACTGGCAGTTGTCGTCGCAGCTATTCGTAGCACCTCCAACACACCGGTTGTCCCCTATAATCCCACTGCCGTCCCCATCGTCCAATATCCCGTCGTTGTCATCATCCGCATCACAGACATCCCCGGTCTGATCCCCATCAAAGTCCGCCTGGTTCGCATTCGGATCGTTCACACAGTTGTCACAGACGTCCCCGACCCCATCACCGTCCCCATCCTCCTGCAGGGCATTGGCCTTCAGCCAGCAGTTGTCGTCACAGTTTATCGTCGCTCCAGCCGTGCAGGGATCCTCATGCTTGGTCCCATCGTTGTCCCAGTCCTCCGGTATCCCGTCCCCATCCGCATCATCGTCGCAGACGTCCCCCTTGGCATCGTCATCCACGTCCTCCTGATTCGGGTTTACATCGAAAACACAGTTGTCGTCGCAGTTCGCTGTGTACCCACCGTGGCACTTGTAGTCCCCCACACTCCCGCTGTTGTTTCCATCGTCCAGTATCCCGTCGTTGTCATCGTCAACGTCACAGGCATCCCCTCCTCCGGTCCCGTCGTTGTCCTCCTGCCCAGCATTGGCATCATACGGACAGTTGTCGCACAGGTCTCCCACTCCATCGCCATCCGTATCAGCCTGAGACTCGTTCGATAACCCGTCACAGTTGTCACAGACATCCCCCGCCCCGTCCCCGTCACCATCCGCCTGATTCTCGTTCGCATCGCTTGGACAGTTGTCGCACAGATCCCCTATCTTGTCAGAATCGACGTCTTCCTGACTCGGATTGTACTCATACTGACAGTTGTCGTCGCAGTTTGTCGTTACACCCCCGGTGCATGGATCAACCGTCCCATCCCCATCGCTGTCAGGAATCCCATCCCCGTCATCATCGTTATCACATACGTCTCCAGTCCCATCGTTGTCGAAGTCTTCCTGATTCGCATTCGAGTCGTTGATGCAGTTGTCACACGCATCCCCCTTGAGGTCTGAGTCGCTGTCCGCCTGCGTCAGGTTGTAGACGAACTGACAGTTGTCATCGCAATTCACAGTGTTCCCTCCAGTGCATCTGTTGTCCCCTATCGTTCCACTGCTGTCCCCATCGTCTAATATCCCGTCGTTGTCATCATCAACATCGCAGGCATCCCCATCCACGTCTCCGTCGTGGTTGAGCTGATCGGGATTAGAGACTGCGTCACAGTTGTCACAGGCGTCTCCCACATTGTCCCCTTCGCTGTCTGCCTGATCAGCATTGGCAGTTACGGGACAGTTGTCCCCCATGTTCCTGTATCCATCTCCATCTGAATCAATGGGTGAGATTATGAAGACTTCCCCGCAGCTCTCCCGATCGTTGCTGAGACCATCGGCAAAGGTCGCAGTCACTATTATGTCCCTGTACCCATCCTCGTTGTAATCACCGGAGATAAGGACGTTTCCAAAATTGTCGCTGTCACTCTCGGAATAGATCAGGATATCAGGCCCACTCGTAAGCAGATCCTTCGTCATCCCGATCAGTGAGCCCGTCCCATAGATGACGTAGACCTCCCCGCAGGAGTACCTGGCATTGTCCTTCCCATCTCCCAGAGGGGCTCCAATAAGGATGTCACCAGTCCCATCCCCGTTGATGTCTCCCAGCGCAAGACCGTCACCAAGATTGTCGCTGGCTTCGGCGCCATAGACGGCAAAGTCGGCATCCCCTGGAAATCTCATCTCCGGTGGAGCAGGCAGTGTAGCTCTGCCCTTTACCAGAAATACCTCGCCGGAAGAGCTTCGGACATCCGTGGGCGTTGGACCATCCGCTGAGGGTGCCGATATCATGAGATCCTCATAGATGTCTCCATCGAAATATCCGAATGTCATGTCATATCCGAAATCATCGTTCTGGTCGGCTCCTATCAGGACAAGGCTGTATTGTGATGAAAGGTCAAAGCTGCTCCCCGGAGTAGCGCTTCCCAGAATCATGAATACCTTCCCCACGTCAGATTCGCTCCCGTCATCAGCTCCAATAGCCCCTATCGCCATGTCGGCATATCCATCTCCGTTGAAATCCCCCGCCGCCACCTTCCTCCCTGCATAATCCCCTGAGCTCCCACCGCTGATGTAGATGTCATATCCGCCTGTCGTCGATAGATCCTTCTTCTTGGGCAGATCAGCCTCCCCATACACAACCCACACCTCCCCCGAATCCTCCCTCTGATTGTTAGTCCCATCTGCCCCGAATGCCCCTATCACTATGTCGTCATACCCGTCCCCGTTAATGTCCCCGCACGCCACTGACCTCCCTGTAAGATCCCCGTCATCCTTACCGAATACCGTCATGTCAGCATTAGTGATAGACGTGTCGCTGTTACTCAGATCAAACGTAGATGGAAAGTAGCTCTTACCCCTTATTACGTACACCTCCCCCGCGCTCGCCCTGTCGTTGAGAGGCCCATCCCCGTATGGAGATCCGATGATGATATCTGCGAATCCATCGTTATCAACGTCGCACGATGCGATAGAACGTCCTATGAAATCCATCGCATCCGGCCCGTAGATCGTCACGTCAGCAGGCTGACTGCCCATATCTATTGTCATCGGATGGTACCTCTCCCCGTACAGAATATAAACCTCCCCGCAGGAGTCCCTACCGTTGGATGGCCCATCCCCTCCCTGCGCAGAGATGATCACGTCTATGATCCCATCCCCGTTCACGTCCCCGTATGCCATCCCCGTCCCAGTCTGATCTCCCCCCTCCGGCCCGATTATCCTCACATCCTCCGTATCCGTCCCCATATCGATGTAACTGAAGTCGCATGGGTCTCCTACTCCATCCCCATCTGCATCCTCCTGCAGCGGGTTGCTCGCATACTGACAGTTGTCATCGCAATTTACCGTGTTCCCTCCCGTACACTTGTTATCCCCGATCGTCCCGCTGCTGTCCC from Acidobacteriota bacterium encodes:
- a CDS encoding thrombospondin type 3 repeat-containing protein, whose protein sequence is MQSFKIMRVLPFAFAFFSIFLFCNLFSIQAIHGQIATIEIDLSVDDDDQRLIGKDGRVEADAGDQMGMSVAGGDLNGDGTGDFILGVPGANGPGNSRGDNTGEVYVVFGNRYPKGEIRFSEEEADVVIYGIDAGDNAGRALGCGDVNGDGTDDLVISAPFGDGDSNSRSGCGEVYVIYGRGTIGGVIDLKNVDPAITNADVTIYGKDDDDSLGRGLAIGDVNNDGTDDIVIGAPWGDGTGGTTTDAGEVYLIYGSSSLSKTINLSTTGADYVIYGGGSWDFAGRNVSVGDVNGDGSDDILIGATGGDGPTDSRSMCGDAYLIYGGSLSGSKDLASSAADVTIYGAEAGDNSASSVHACDLNNDGYADILIGATFADGISNGKDASGEAYVIYGSGALATEIDLSSTHDIIIYGADEADNLGDRVWMGDINGDGTNDLILGAVGGDAPLENRDSCGEVYVLYGGYLFSSYNLKVDTVDMIVFGYKSGDAIGLAIGDGDINGDGYGDLLLGTSSGDGYNVSIWDCGEGYGITPIDADLDGVRDIGDNCPGIANSGQSDVDGDGIGDDCDNCAGDANRDQKDNDGDMQGDRCDPDDDNDSILDDGDNSGTIGDNRCAGGATTNCDDNCQFVYNLEQTDTDSDGVGSSCDNCPSTANSNQNDLDGDGTGDVCDSDDDGDGDPDTSDNCQMVSNPNQENADGDNYGDACDNCKYDSNDDQADADADGVGNVCDNCDYAANPSQTDADNDGVGDVCDNCPNNSNANQADADGDGKGDACDNCVNTANPDQKNSDGDSDGDACDNCPNTLNPAQKDTDGDGVGDACDNCKYDVNSDQSDIDLDGTGDVCDDDDDGDGIPDSDGDGTVDPCTGGSTTGCDDNCPKISNAGQGNQDDDNFGDVCDNCRSVANNDQLDTDGDGFGDLCDNCPMISNANQRDTEADGTGDVCDEDDDNDGILDDGDSSGTIGDNKCTGGNTVNCDDNCQYASNPLQEDADGDGVGDPCDFSYIDMGTDTEDVRIIGPEGGDQTGTGMAYGDVNGDGIIDVIISAQGGDGPSNGRDSCGEVYILYGERYHPMTIDMGSQPADVTIYGPDAMDFIGRSIASCDVDNDGFADIIIGSPYGDGPLNDRASAGEVYVIRGKSYFPSTFDLSNSDTSITNADMTVFGKDDGDLTGRSVACGDINGDGYDDIVIGAFGADGTNNQREDSGEVWVVYGEADLPKKKDLSTTGGYDIYISGGSSGDYAGRKVAAGDFNGDGYADMAIGAIGADDGSESDVGKVFMILGSATPGSSFDLSSQYSLVLIGADQNDDFGYDMTFGYFDGDIYEDLMISAPSADGPTPTDVRSSSGEVFLVKGRATLPAPPEMRFPGDADFAVYGAEASDNLGDGLALGDINGDGTGDILIGAPLGDGKDNARYSCGEVYVIYGTGSLIGMTKDLLTSGPDILIYSESDSDNFGNVLISGDYNEDGYRDIIVTATFADGLSNDRESCGEVFIISPIDSDGDGYRNMGDNCPVTANADQADSEGDNVGDACDNCDAVSNPDQLNHDGDVDGDACDVDDDNDGILDDGDSSGTIGDNRCTGGNTVNCDDNCQFVYNLTQADSDSDLKGDACDNCINDSNANQEDFDNDGTGDVCDNDDDGDGIPDSDGDGTVDPCTGGVTTNCDDNCQYEYNPSQEDVDSDKIGDLCDNCPSDANENQADGDGDGAGDVCDNCDGLSNESQADTDGDGVGDLCDNCPYDANAGQEDNDGTGGGDACDVDDDNDGILDDGNNSGSVGDYKCHGGYTANCDDNCVFDVNPNQEDVDDDAKGDVCDDDADGDGIPEDWDNDGTKHEDPCTAGATINCDDNCWLKANALQEDGDGDGVGDVCDNCVNDPNANQADFDGDQTGDVCDADDDNDGILDDGDGSGIIGDNRCVGGATNSCDDNCQFASNSSQLDGDGDGRGDDCDNCPSNPNSDQTDNDSDTLGNACDNCPDVSNLDQKDTDSDLIGDACDVDDDNDGILDDGDSSGTIGDNKCTGGNTVNCDDNCRVVSNVLQEDTDGDKAGDACDNCQGLANESQANNDGDNYGNDCDNCPNDVNNSQSDNDGDGVGDACDWDDDNDDIPDLNDNCPWNANTGQHDSDNDDVGDVCDNCVNTANPDQKDTDGDGDGDLCDNCVSVANSDQKDTDSDAIGDACDTDDDNDGVVDLEDCAPFDASVSAIPGEVGATLQFNKNKEDLTWQSIPQATIYNVYRGTF